TAAAAAAATTTTTAATATTTTCAATGAGTTATATTTTGGAAGAGACTTTTTTTGATTTTTTGGCATGAAAATTGCAATTTATTGAGATAATATTTTGGAATTAAGAATATGTGAGGAGAAAAGAATGATTAAAAACAAAAGAAATTTAAAGATAGCAATGAGTTTACTAATATTTTTTGTCTCTATTTGTATATGCTCGTCTTCCCAAGCGCTAACGATTTCATGGGTGGATTGGACTTCGCAGGATTATTACACATGGGGTGAAGTTGATGGTAATGTTAACGGTGTATCTGTTACATATACTGGTTATTTTCAAAATGCACAAACTGGGGGGGGGATTAACTTTTGGTCATACAATCCCACTACATATACAGCCCCGCCAGTGGTTGATAATCCTCCACCTGATTCTGATATGATTCGTCCAAGTACATATTCCTCATTAGTAATTCATACGGTTACTTTTTCACAACCAGTTGTGGACCCTGTAATAGCGATTATGGCTTTGGGTGACAATACACATTCGACATGGTTTCAATTTGATAGAGGTTTTGATTTATTAAATGTTGGTTCAGGTTACACTGGTCCAGGACAACTATGGAAATCCGGTTTGCGTTTAATAGGGAAAAACGGAAGTGGACTGATTCAATTTCCGGGAATTGTGTCATCTGTCAGCTGGAGGACAAGTAAAGATTATAGTTTTGACCCTATATTTCAGGTTGGAATTTCAGACCTTGCAAATCCTCCGGTTCCAGAACCGTCATCTTTTATCTTATTGGCTGTTGGCATAAGTAGTATTCTAACATATCGAAATTTTAAAAAATGAGAGTTTGGATTGAAAAGCTTGTTTTTTTATCATTTGTCATTCTCATTGAAATTGTCGCACCAAATAAATCTGAAGCTACACCGATACGATTTATTCCTAATTTGAAGTCCATTACTATTTGGGAAAGAACGGGCGGGCCTGGTCCTAATCCATATGTTTTGGATGTCAATAGCGTTGAGTTAACTACGCGTCTTTCAGATCCTCTTGCCCCTAACAATAAGGATTTTATGGGAGCTTATACAGAATTTTATGATGTTTATTATTCAAATGCAGATGGAACTTTTAATATCGATGGAGAATATTTGAGTATTACTGCGGTGTTTGGTATGACATATCCTGCTGGAGGCGGACTTAATCTTGCCGAGGTTGAGCTGAATTTCTTTTCAGGCGAAAGTGAGTATGGAAGTTTTGTTTCAAGCTATGCTGCATTAGGAGATAATGCGGAACCCGCTTCGGTTATATTTGCCGTTGATGGAGATTTACAGACACATACAACTATGGGTAATACTGTTGGGCTGTCTGAGAGACTTCGTGTGACATTGGGATTCCTTTCATCAGCAGGTCCTGTCCCGGAGCCATCGACATTGATGCTTCTTGGTACAGGTTTTGCGGCAGTTTTATTTGTAAGGCGAAAAAGGAAATAAGAAGGAGCTGTCAGAAGTTACTCTATTTTGAAAAAATCCTTTACTTTCTTTACAGCTTCAAGGGCATCCTTAGCGTAAAGGGATGCACCTATTTTGTCTGCGAAGGTTTGAGTTACCACTGCACCGCCCACAGCAACAGGAATATTTAGATTCTTTTCACGAAGGGCATTAATCACCTTTTCCATCTGCATTACAGTAGTTGTCATTAATGCAGACAAACCAATCATATCTACATTATTCTTTTTTGCCTCTTCGAGAATTTTTTCACAGGGCACATTCTTCCCTATATCTATTACATTAAAACCGTGGTTTTGAAGGAGAGTTGTCACGATATTTTTTCCGATATCGTGGACATCGCCTTCCACCGTTGCCATAAGAATTTTTTTCCCGGTGCTATCTGCAGTTTTCTTCATATCCTGCTTAATCCGTTTGAATGCCTTTTCAATAACTTCTGCAGACATCAATACCTGAGGCAAAAACATTGTGTTGTCTCTGAAAGCTTCTCCAACCTTTTCGAGGGCAGGAATGAGATATTGATTGCTTATATCAAGGGAATCCATCCCACTTGCAAGAGCTTCTTCAACAAGAGGAATTATAGAGTCTTTGTCGCCCTCTATTACCGCTTTTTCTATTTTTTCCTGCAAGGTAGCCGCTTCCTTTTTTACTGTTGAAGATGTTGCGCTCTTTTTTTCCTCTTTCCCTATTCCTTGAGTTAGCTCGAGATTGGTAGATTTCACAAAATTGATATATTGCACTGCGCCTTTGTCTCTTCCGGTGAGAAGAGAAGTTGTTTTTAATGCTTCCTGAATTCGTAAATCAAGAGGATTGATAATTGCCGCATCAAGTCCTTTTGCAATTGCCATAATCAAGAATGTGGAATTGACTGAATTCCTTGATGGAAGCCCGTGTGATACATTGCTTACTCCAAGAATGGTTGGTATTTGCAGGTCTTTTTTTACCATTTCGACTGCGCGAAGCGTCTCCAAGGCACATTCAGGTTGGGCGGCTACGGTTGAAACTACACAGTCAGCTATTATATCGTCTTTTCTTATTCCTTCAGCTTCTGCGCGTTTTACGATTTCTTTGATTATTTCGAATTTTTCTTCTGCTTTCTCTGGCACTCCCTCTTCATTTACTGCCAATGCAAGAATGGCTGCTCCATATTTTTTTGCAAGAGGTAGGATTGTTGTAAGCTTAACTTCTTCACCACTTACTGAATTGATGATAGGTTTGCCTGAAAATGCTTTCAGCCCTGCCTCTATTGCATCAGGATTGGATGAATCAATCATAATTGGGACATCTGTAACAGACTGGACTTCATAGACAGCTCTTGAGACTAATTCAGCTTCATCGGCGCCGGGTATTCCCATATTTATGTCGAGAATGGATGCGCCTGCTTTTACCTGTTTTAGAGCATCTTCTCGCACCAAAGAGAAATCTCCTGATAGAATCTTTTCAGATAAAATTCTTCGTCTTGTGGGATTGATTCTCTCTCCTATGACTGTGAAGGGGTGACCTTCTCCTATACAGTGAAAGGATGTCCTACCTGAAACAATGAGGCCTTTCTTTTCTTTTTTATTGATAGGTTTCAGATTTTTTACAGCTTTTTTCATTTCGATAAGATGTGAAGGCGTTGTGCCGCAGCATCCTCCAATGATGTTTGCACCTGCTGAAACAAGTTTTTTCGCTCCTTCTGCCATATCTGAAGGAGATGCAGGAAATACCGTTTTACCATCGATTAATTCGGGCA
The nucleotide sequence above comes from Candidatus Schekmanbacteria bacterium. Encoded proteins:
- a CDS encoding PEP-CTERM sorting domain-containing protein, which codes for MIKNKRNLKIAMSLLIFFVSICICSSSQALTISWVDWTSQDYYTWGEVDGNVNGVSVTYTGYFQNAQTGGGINFWSYNPTTYTAPPVVDNPPPDSDMIRPSTYSSLVIHTVTFSQPVVDPVIAIMALGDNTHSTWFQFDRGFDLLNVGSGYTGPGQLWKSGLRLIGKNGSGLIQFPGIVSSVSWRTSKDYSFDPIFQVGISDLANPPVPEPSSFILLAVGISSILTYRNFKK
- a CDS encoding PEP-CTERM sorting domain-containing protein, producing the protein MRVWIEKLVFLSFVILIEIVAPNKSEATPIRFIPNLKSITIWERTGGPGPNPYVLDVNSVELTTRLSDPLAPNNKDFMGAYTEFYDVYYSNADGTFNIDGEYLSITAVFGMTYPAGGGLNLAEVELNFFSGESEYGSFVSSYAALGDNAEPASVIFAVDGDLQTHTTMGNTVGLSERLRVTLGFLSSAGPVPEPSTLMLLGTGFAAVLFVRRKRK
- a CDS encoding homocysteine methyltransferase; this translates as MNRKEFEKIIREKIFLFDGATGTMLQNKPFEKDLPPEMININHPDWLQEIAKLYIDAGCEAIETNTFGASSIKLKEHGLEDDAYKINFEGIKALKEIANGKALIAASIGPTGKLMYPIGELKFDDAVETFKNQIKACTDAGADIIIIETMAEPSELKAAVIAAKEVTEKPIIATMTFQTNLRTLVGVTPEVAAVIVDALDVSALGANCSLGPDGMVEIAKRMSLISKTPLIFQPNAGLPELIDGKTVFPASPSDMAEGAKKLVSAGANIIGGCCGTTPSHLIEMKKAVKNLKPINKKEKKGLIVSGRTSFHCIGEGHPFTVIGERINPTRRRILSEKILSGDFSLVREDALKQVKAGASILDINMGIPGADEAELVSRAVYEVQSVTDVPIMIDSSNPDAIEAGLKAFSGKPIINSVSGEEVKLTTILPLAKKYGAAILALAVNEEGVPEKAEEKFEIIKEIVKRAEAEGIRKDDIIADCVVSTVAAQPECALETLRAVEMVKKDLQIPTILGVSNVSHGLPSRNSVNSTFLIMAIAKGLDAAIINPLDLRIQEALKTTSLLTGRDKGAVQYINFVKSTNLELTQGIGKEEKKSATSSTVKKEAATLQEKIEKAVIEGDKDSIIPLVEEALASGMDSLDISNQYLIPALEKVGEAFRDNTMFLPQVLMSAEVIEKAFKRIKQDMKKTADSTGKKILMATVEGDVHDIGKNIVTTLLQNHGFNVIDIGKNVPCEKILEEAKKNNVDMIGLSALMTTTVMQMEKVINALREKNLNIPVAVGGAVVTQTFADKIGASLYAKDALEAVKKVKDFFKIE